The proteins below come from a single uncultured Dethiosulfovibrio sp. genomic window:
- a CDS encoding PLP-dependent aspartate aminotransferase family protein — MDDQMHKKMRMQTVAVHGGNRKDDVFGAVNEPIYMTSNYRIPTDGSPVDWSGTDSNIYARNRNVNQMVLQDKLCALTGAEDCAVFGSGVAALAGVFTTFLDIGDHVVVSEVCYSATNLLFRQYLPKKYGIEVTFVDSTDLEAVEKAIRPNTKLVHIETPGNPTTEISDVEAIGQIAHRSGALLSVDATFAGPISLFPLQMGADLEIHSMTKYINGHGDSLGGCVLGRKELIGELKELAMINYGGVLSPFNAWLIARGLVTVPIRMAQHSRTAIEVARFLGESPAVRFIWYPGLENHPQHERAKAIMRNGYSGMIAFDIKGDEETHCRFLSQLKLITHAVSLGDSESLMVYYDKNSDKLPHYPDVFRQGFFRFSVGLEDPEDLIDDLAQALNACGLG; from the coding sequence GAATCCCCACCGACGGTAGCCCTGTGGACTGGAGCGGCACCGACAGCAACATATACGCCAGAAACAGAAACGTTAACCAGATGGTCCTCCAGGACAAGCTATGTGCCCTCACCGGAGCCGAGGACTGCGCGGTGTTCGGAAGCGGCGTGGCGGCGCTGGCGGGGGTCTTCACGACCTTCTTGGACATAGGGGACCACGTGGTGGTTTCGGAGGTCTGTTACAGCGCGACGAACCTTCTTTTTCGGCAGTATCTGCCAAAAAAATACGGTATCGAGGTGACATTCGTCGACTCGACAGATTTAGAGGCCGTTGAAAAGGCCATCAGGCCCAACACGAAGCTGGTACACATAGAGACGCCGGGAAACCCAACCACGGAGATAAGCGACGTGGAGGCCATAGGGCAAATCGCCCACAGGTCCGGGGCGCTCCTGTCGGTGGATGCCACCTTCGCCGGGCCTATTTCCCTGTTTCCGTTGCAGATGGGGGCGGACCTGGAGATCCACAGCATGACCAAATATATAAACGGACACGGTGATTCACTTGGGGGGTGCGTTCTGGGGAGGAAGGAGCTTATCGGGGAACTTAAAGAGCTGGCGATGATCAACTACGGAGGGGTCCTGAGCCCCTTCAACGCCTGGCTTATAGCCAGAGGGCTGGTGACCGTCCCGATCCGAATGGCCCAGCACTCTCGAACCGCCATTGAGGTCGCCCGTTTTCTGGGGGAGAGCCCTGCGGTCCGCTTCATCTGGTACCCCGGCCTTGAGAACCACCCACAGCACGAAAGGGCGAAGGCGATCATGAGGAACGGATATTCCGGCATGATCGCCTTCGATATAAAAGGGGACGAGGAAACCCACTGTCGCTTCCTAAGCCAGCTTAAGCTGATAACCCATGCGGTGTCTCTGGGCGACAGCGAGAGCCTCATGGTCTACTACGACAAAAACAGCGACAAGCTACCCCACTATCCCGACGTATTCCGCCAGGGTTTCTTCCGGTTCAGCGTCGGCCTTGAGGACCCGGAGGACCTCATAGACGACCTCGCTCAGGCCCTTAATGCCTGCGGGTTGGGCTAG